Genomic segment of Myxococcales bacterium:
TAGAGCGACACCATCTTTTCTATAGCAGGATTTTCAGACGAAGCGAACGCGGAAAGGATCGTCATCTGAGTCTTTACGAATTTCACATATTCGACAAGCTTGTCGGGCTCTATATGCTCAAGCGTGGGAAGCCCCCAGCGCTCTAAAAATGGAGTGACGGCCTTATCACCCTCGTTCAGCTTCCGTATTTCCGGTTGTCTGTTTGACAGCGAGAGCTTCGTTATGAAATCCTCCGGAGATCCCACTGAAAAACCAGGGTGCCCCTCGAGCGCCTTGCCATCGACTATCACAAGGTCCTCGTTTTCATCGACGAAGTAGACCTTCGCTTTTTTCTTATCGACACCGATAACCTCGTAGGACTTGGTATCCGCAAGCCTTACGGTATCGTCCTTCGGAGGAGGAGGAGGGACCTCCGCCATCGTGGGTCTTCCCCACTTTTTCTGCGCAGCCATCCACTGGCCGGTTTTAACGCAGGCCTCAAAATCATCTACGCCGGTGACATCGGTGCATTTTTTTTCAAAGCATATTTTACCCTGACTCTGATTCCGAAATATCTTAGCACACTGATAGACGACATTCGAACAGATGCTGCTCGACCTGGGGTCGGCACCGAAGCCCAAATGATTTTTATCCTTGTGACATTTTTCGGTCCAAGTTTCTCTTAAATGGTCAATCCTTTTCAAATCAACCCCGTTTCCCATAACGATCCTCCTAAAACTGATATGATGGGTATAGATACAGAAACATCCCCCGCGCGTTGTTTTCGACTGGGAAATCAAAAGGTTGCTTGAAAATTAAAATAAAACGGAGACCCGCAACTCATTGATATTGCTTATGAAATGCTGAATCGGCGGATTTAGATCAGCCTACGGTTTTTAACACATCGGCAAGAGATTCCCTTGTAATTTCAACGATGCGTCTCAGGTCTTCCTCGGTATGCCGATAGGCTATGTATGAATGATGGTAAGGCTGCATAAAAAGCCCCCTTCGAATTGCTCCTGTGTAGAAGACTTTGCGGCGCTCTTTGTACTTTTTGTCGGGGGCCGCATCGAATGTGATGTAAGGCATCGGAGGGATCCCAGAGATGGTAACCGGGAGCTTCGACTCCTTAGCGACCTCCTTCATCTCACGCAAAAGTTTCTCACCACGCTCCCATATGACATCGCAAACCTTTTCCCTCTCAAGTATTTCTATAGTTTTCAGGGCCGCGATCATCTCGAGGCTGTTTGGAAAAAACGTTGAAGATATGAAGACCTCGGCATCGGTTAAAACCTTCATGACCGACTTCTTTCCGCATACGGCCGCTATCGGATAGCCGTTGGCCATCGCCTTGCCGAATAGAGCCATATCGGGCAGCACGCCGTAACGCACACCGGCTCCGCCGAGCGATACGCGAAAGCCTGTTCTTATTTCATCAAATATGAGAACGGCGCCACTATCGTCGGCCAATTTTCGAACTCCCTCGAGAAAGCCGGGGGCAGGCGGAGTCAGCGGCTTCGCGAGCGGATGCCCCACCGGCGTAATTATTATCGCAGCTACCTCGCCTTTGTTCGCGGCAAGAAGTCGCTCGAGCGATTCGACATCGTTGTATTCAAATTCAATCGTCTTTGAATAGACATCCTCGGGAATTCCACCATGAACTTCGGAACACCAGTCGTGCCAGCCGTGATATCCACAGCGAAGGATCTTTTCGCGCTTGGTAAAACCGCGGGCTATTCTTATAGCGGCGCTGGTAGCATCCGAACCGGTTTTTACAAAGAAGCTCTGTTCGGAGCAGGGGATCAGTTCGCGCAACTTCTTCGCAAGCTTGTTCTGCCATGGCTGACAGAGGTTGAAACAAAATCCGTGTTTCATCTGCTCTTTGACCGCCTCGTCGATTTCCTGCTCGCAATACCCGAGTATTATCGGCCCGTATGCGCAGAGGAGATCTATGTACTCGTTTCCATCGACATCCCAGACGTGTCCGGCTTTCCCCCTTGTAAGAAAGAGGGGGTACTCTCCCGGGATAAAGTTATAAGGCCTCCTGATTCCGAGCACACCGCCGGGGACGAGGTCCAAGGCCTCCTGCCACATCTCTTCCGATTTTTTAAGATTGAGTTTGTCCATGATTTCCTCCCGTCAAGAGCGTCGGAACATACATCATACCAACAAAACGGGCAAATGATAAAATGACGGAACTCCATGACAGTCCTGTCAGTCATTGCGAGCAAAAGTGAACTAGGAAAGGTTGAGTTGAGCAGGAATGATTTTTCTTAACCTGAGCCTAAAACTGCTTTTCCACTAGTCACGAGTTACGGCAGTTTCTGGATCCCCCGCTTTCACGGGGATGACACCCATGCGGTCATTCCCGCATGCCTTAAGGCGCCGCTACTGCGGGGCAAACGGGAATCCCGTTCAGACAGTTAACCAGTCACGGATTTGTTAGTAGATTCTATTTTCGATATCGCTGATCTGGTCGGAGAATTCCACTCCAGCTTCATAGATTCTCTCGAAATGCGACGGGTGAAACATCCTCTTCCACACCACCGTTCCATGAACGGCATAGGCGGAAGAGTCGGGTGGGGCTATTATTATATGCTGTCCGATTTCTACAGGTTCGCGCGATTGCAGCCTGACTCCTAGGATGGAAAGATCCCTGACCCTGCCGCTATGCCAGAGCTGACCGTCATCAGTGCAAAAGGAGATAGCCGCATCTACTTCTTTTCTGGGGGCGCGCCTTCTTTCGGCAGGAGCGTCGGCGCGGGACTCCATCGCTGCTACCTCCTCCGGCGTCGCTATCAGGGCATCGTAGCAGGCTCTGGTATACGGATCTATCAGCGTTTCATAAGCCTGATTGATGAGTATGGCCTCTTCACAGCAGCCGCCGAGATCGGGGTGCTTCCGAAGCTTCGTCATCAATGTC
This window contains:
- a CDS encoding DnaJ domain-containing protein; the protein is MKDRSYYEVLQVSKGASPEVIASAYRTLMTKLRKHPDLGGCCEEAILINQAYETLIDPYTRACYDALIATPEEVAAMESRADAPAERRRAPRKEVDAAISFCTDDGQLWHSGRVRDLSILGVRLQSREPVEIGQHIIIAPPDSSAYAVHGTVVWKRMFHPSHFERIYEAGVEFSDQISDIENRIY
- a CDS encoding aminotransferase class III-fold pyridoxal phosphate-dependent enzyme translates to MMDKLNLKKSEEMWQEALDLVPGGVLGIRRPYNFIPGEYPLFLTRGKAGHVWDVDGNEYIDLLCAYGPIILGYCEQEIDEAVKEQMKHGFCFNLCQPWQNKLAKKLRELIPCSEQSFFVKTGSDATSAAIRIARGFTKREKILRCGYHGWHDWCSEVHGGIPEDVYSKTIEFEYNDVESLERLLAANKGEVAAIIITPVGHPLAKPLTPPAPGFLEGVRKLADDSGAVLIFDEIRTGFRVSLGGAGVRYGVLPDMALFGKAMANGYPIAAVCGKKSVMKVLTDAEVFISSTFFPNSLEMIAALKTIEILEREKVCDVIWERGEKLLREMKEVAKESKLPVTISGIPPMPYITFDAAPDKKYKERRKVFYTGAIRRGLFMQPYHHSYIAYRHTEEDLRRIVEITRESLADVLKTVG